From a single Deinococcus budaensis genomic region:
- the hslO gene encoding Hsp33 family molecular chaperone HslO, giving the protein MTSDAFADSFVLRGTAAGGTLRFVGIDAAQIVEEARLRHGLSKTATAALGRALAASALLAVVLGKKPDSRVTLRVQGGGPVGWIVAEGSADGRLRGYVREPGADLPLREADGKLDVSGIVGVDGELAVTRLLDNGEPYTGSVQLVSGEIAEDVSTYLGVSEQIPNAVLLGVYEEGGRVHRAGGLLVQAMPGVTDAALARLEANIRAMGQLTDHLRRGSLLEALLTATEGLDPVLAPGAQAARFQCRCSRQKALDSLKFFEQGERQDMIETGGQEIVCHWCGEHYQITPGEIAGLDAARERARA; this is encoded by the coding sequence ATGACTTCGGACGCTTTTGCGGATTCTTTCGTGCTGCGCGGCACGGCGGCGGGCGGCACCCTGCGCTTTGTGGGCATTGACGCGGCGCAGATCGTGGAGGAAGCCCGCCTGCGCCACGGCCTCAGCAAGACGGCGACGGCGGCGCTGGGGCGGGCGCTGGCGGCCTCGGCGCTGCTGGCGGTGGTGCTGGGCAAGAAGCCGGACAGCCGCGTGACCCTGCGGGTGCAGGGCGGCGGCCCGGTGGGCTGGATCGTGGCCGAGGGCAGCGCGGACGGGCGGCTGCGCGGCTACGTGCGCGAACCCGGCGCCGACCTGCCGCTGCGCGAGGCGGACGGCAAACTCGACGTGAGCGGCATCGTGGGTGTGGACGGCGAGCTGGCGGTCACCCGGTTGCTGGACAACGGCGAACCCTATACCGGCAGCGTGCAGCTGGTCAGCGGCGAGATCGCCGAGGACGTGAGCACCTACCTGGGCGTCTCCGAGCAGATTCCCAACGCCGTGCTGCTGGGTGTGTACGAGGAAGGCGGGCGGGTCCACCGGGCGGGCGGGCTGCTGGTGCAGGCCATGCCCGGCGTGACGGACGCGGCGCTGGCGCGGCTGGAGGCCAACATCCGCGCGATGGGGCAGCTCACCGACCACCTGCGGCGGGGCAGCCTGCTCGAAGCCCTGCTGACCGCCACGGAGGGCCTCGACCCTGTGCTGGCGCCGGGCGCTCAGGCCGCCCGCTTTCAGTGCCGCTGCTCACGCCAAAAGGCCCTCGACAGCCTGAAATTCTTCGAGCAGGGCGAACGCCAGGACATGATCGAGACGGGCGGGCAGGAGATCGTCTGCCACTGGTGCGGCGAGCACTACCAGATCACCCCGGGCGAGATCGCGGGCCTCGACGCGGCGCGCGAACGCGCCCGGGCCTAG